The proteins below come from a single Aegilops tauschii subsp. strangulata cultivar AL8/78 chromosome 6, Aet v6.0, whole genome shotgun sequence genomic window:
- the LOC141025557 gene encoding uncharacterized protein, producing the protein MPSLRFDRPSSSANYALEIPDPAHALPLNAAPGHGGPTPPRFAKLDFATYDGTEDPLNWLNQCEQFFRGQRTLASDRTWLASYHLRGAAQTWYYALEQDEGGMPPWERFRELCLLWFGPPIRGSRLAALGRLPFTSTVQDYADRFQALACHAPGVSAIQRAELFVGGLSDHIRVDVELRDPPDLQTAMYYARAFEQRAQALQQPAGRGGRHPSRPAPTPPSPGRLPPATTTAPPATTRTFRRLSSAEQQERRRQGLCFNCDEPYTPTHVCPRLFYLETVDYTEADDSTDEPPPAAAADTPADSTATACVVSLHALAGIRGERTMLLPVTVHGERLVALLDTGSTHNFLPAATMRRLALSTTGGERLRITVANGDRLRCHGLARDVSISIGGEHFSITCAGIDLGCFDFILGVDFLRTLGPILWDFDALSMTFWRLGRRIRWDGLGGAAPAVPHLQLAAASQEAEHPLLDPLLQQHSDLFDEPRGLPPARVYDHHIHLVPGSTPVAVRPYRYPQLQKDELERQCALMLAAGIIRISTSPFSAPVLLVRKSDGTWRFCIDYRALNALTLKDKFPIPVVDELLDELHGARFFTKLDLRSGYHQVRMHPDDIAKTAFRSHHGHFEFLVMPFGLANAPATFQALMNDVLRPYLRRFVLVFFDDILIYSATWAEHLQHVAIVFNELRAHHLHLKRSKCSFGTPTVAYLGHVISADGVAMDADKVAAVSAWPTPHSPRALRGFLGLAGYYRKFIREFGLIAAPLTRLLRRDAFAWDDEAMTAFEALKGALMTGPVLQMPDFDRPFVVDCDASGVGFGAVLHQGDGPLAFFSRPFAPLHLKLAAYERELIGLV; encoded by the coding sequence ATGCCCTCCCTCCGATTTGACCGTCCCTCCAGCTCGGCGAACTACGCCCTAGAGATCCCCGACCCGGCACACGCACTACCGTTGAATGCAGCTCCCGGGCACGGTGGCCCGACACCCCCTCGCTTCGCCAAACTGGACTTCGCCACTTACGACGGCACGGAGGACCCCCTTAACTGGCTCAACCAGTGCGAGCAGTTCTTTCGAGGGCAGCGGACGCTCGCTTCGGATCGTACCTGGCTCGCGTCCTATCATCTCCGAGGCGCGGCGCAGACTTGGTACTACGccctcgagcaggacgagggTGGCATGCCACCATGGGAGCGCTTCCGGGAGCTTTGTCTCCTCTGGTTCGGGCCTCCTATCCGCGGGAGCCGACTGGCGGCCCTCGGCCGCTTGCCTTTCACATCCACGGTGCAGGACTACGCCGACCGCTTCCAGGCCCTGGCATGCCATGCGCCGGGCGTCTCCGCGATTCAGCGCGCCGAGTTATTTGTGGGCGGATTATCGGACCATATTCGCGTGGACGTCGAGCTCCGGGATCCCCCCGACCTCCAGACGGCCATGTACTACGCCCGGGCCTTCGAACAGCGGGCTCAGGCGCTGCAGCAACCGGCCGGCCGGGGCGGCCGCCATCCCAGTCGACCAGCGCCGACTCCACCATCACCGGGCCGGCTTCCTCCAGCCACAACGACCGCACCTCCGGCCACCACCCGGACCTTCCGTCGGTTGTCATCGGCCGAGCAGCAGGAGCGTCGCCGTCAGGGCCTCTGCTTCAACTGTGATGAGCCCTACACGCCGACCCATGTCTGCCCTCGCCTATTTTACTTGGAGACGGTCGACTACACCGAGGCGGACGACTCGACCGACGAGCCACCACCCGCGGCGGCCGCGGACACGCCCGCGGATTCCACGGCGACGGCGTGCGTCGTCTCCCTCCACGCTCTCGCCGGCATCCGGGGCGAGCGGACCATGTTGTTACCGGTGACGGTCCATGGCGAGCGGCTGGTGGCCCTGCTGGATACTGGCTCCACCCATAACTTCCTGCCTGCGGCGACCATGCGTCGGCTAGCACTGTCGACCACGGGCGGGGAGCGCCTGCGGATCACGGTGGCAAACGGCGATCGCCTCCGGTGCCATGGGCTCGCCCGCGACGTTTCCATCTCCATCGGTGGCGAGCACTTCTCCATTACATGTGCAGGCATCGACCTCGGCTGCTTCGACTTCATCCTCGGGGTGGATTTTCTCCGGACCCTCGGGCCCATCCTGTGGGACTTCGACGCACTCTCGATGACGTTCTGGCGGCTGGGCCGCCGAATCCGGTGGGACGGCCTTGGGGGCGCCGCGCCAGCCGTGCCACACCTCCAGCTGGCCGCCGCGTCCCAGGAGGCCGAGCACCCCCTGCTGGATCCCCTTCTGCAGCAGCACAGCGACCTCTTCGACGAGCCACGGGGTCTACCACCCGCCCGGGTGTACGACCATCATATTCACCTCGTACCGGGCTCCACCCCCGTGGCGGTTCGGCCCTACCGCTACCCTCAGCTGCAGAAGGATGAGTTGGAGCGACAGTGTGCCCTTATGCTCGCGGCAGGCATCATCCGGATCTCCACGTCGCCCTTCTCCGCGCCGGTGCTTCTCGTCCGTAAGTCGGACGGCACGTGGCGTTTCTGCATCGACTATCGCGCCCTCAACGCGCTCACGCTCAAGGACAAGTTCCCTATACCGGTGGTCGACGAGCTCTTGGATGAGCTCCATGGGGCGCGCTTCTTCACCAAGCTCGATCTCCGGTCGGGCTATCATCAGGTGCGCATGCATCCAGACGACATCGCCAAGACGGCGTTTCGCTCCCACCATGGCCACTTCGAGTTCTTGGTGATGCCCTTCGGCCTCGCCAACGCCCCGGCGACTTTCCAGGCCCTGATGAACGACGTCCTTCGACCCTACTTACGGCGGTTTGTGCTTGTTTTCTTTGATGACATTCTTATCTACAGCGCCACCTGGGCCGAGCACCTCCAGCACGTCGCCATCGTCTTCAACGAGCTTCGGGCGCACCACCTCCACCTTAAGCGCTCGAAGTGCTCGTTCGGGACACCTACCGTCGCCTACCTCGGCCATGTCATCTCGGCCGACGGGGTGGCTATGGACGCCGACAAGGTGGCGGCCGTCTCTGCATGGCCGACGCCTCACTCGCCGCGGGCTCTCCGCGGGTTCCTCGGCCTCGCCGGCTACTACCGGAAATTTATCCGGGAGTTCGGGCTCATCGCGGCGCCCCTCACGCGGTTGCTTCGCCGCGACGCTTTCGCCTGGGACGACGAGGCGATGACGGCGTTCGAGGCCCTCAAGGGGGCCCTCATGACGGGCCCCGTCCTCCAGATGCCCGACTTCGACCGCCCGTTCGTGGTGGACTGTGACGCCTCGGGCGTCGGGTTCGGCGCCGTGCTTCATCAGGGCGATGGGCCCCTCGCTTTCTTCAGCCGGCCTTTCGCTCCACTCCATCTTAAGCTGGCGGCATACGAGCGGGAGCTCATTGGCCTTGTATAG